A single window of Cololabis saira isolate AMF1-May2022 chromosome 24, fColSai1.1, whole genome shotgun sequence DNA harbors:
- the unc50 gene encoding protein unc-50 homolog produces the protein MLPTTSPQTNGTLSARDAARHTAGAKRYKYLRRLLHFRAMDFEFALWQMLYLFTSPQRVYRNFHYRKQTKDQWARDDPAFLVLLSIWLCVSTIGFGLVLDMGVLETLKLLLWVVFVDCIGVGLLISTLMWLITNKYLLKQPTRSFDVEWGYAFDVHLNAFYPLLVILHFLQLFFINHIVVINSEWFLGYFVGNTLWLIAIGYYLYITFLGYNALPFLTNTVVLLYPFALLGLIYILSVSLGWNFTRGLCWFYKYRVQ, from the exons TGCACGGCACACGGCGGGTGCCAAGCGCTACAAATACCTACGGCGGTTGCTTCATTTCAGGGCGATGGACTTCGAATTTGCTCTGTGGCAGATGCTTTACCTGTTTACGTCACCACAGAGAGTCTACAGAAACTTTCACTACAGGAAACAGACCAAGGATCAGTGGGCCAGGGATGACCCTGCTTTTCTGGTCCTGCTCAGCATCTGGCTATGTG TGTCAACAATAGGCTTTGGTCTTGTGCTGGACATGGGAGTGCTGGAGACGCTGAAACTGCTGCTCTGGGTGGTCTTTGTTGACTGTATAGGAGTTGGCCTGCTCATATCAACTCTTATGTG GTTGATCACCAACAAGTACCTGCTGAAACAACCCACCAGAAGCTTTGATGTCGAGTGGGGCTATGCATTCGATGTGCACCTCAATGCTTTCTACCCACTTCTAGTCATCCTGCACTTCCTGCAGCTTTTCTTTATTAATC ATATTGTGGTGATAAATTCAGAGTGGTTCCTGGGATATTTTGTTGGGAATACTCTGTGGCTGATTGCCATTGGTTATTATCTCTACATAACATTCTTGGGGTACAATG CTCTACCCTTCCTGACAAACACGGTGGTGCTCCTCTACCCCTTCGCTCTCCTCGGGCTCATCTATATCCTCTCTGTCTCGCTGGGCTGGAACTTCACACGGGGCCTCTGCTGGTTTTACAAATACCGAGTCCAGTAG